The Manihot esculenta cultivar AM560-2 chromosome 1, M.esculenta_v8, whole genome shotgun sequence genome has a window encoding:
- the LOC110608374 gene encoding receptor-like protein EIX2 produces MGSSANIPVVELLALLILLQSFLFCCNGTNFHGSCINIERETLLRFKSSLANSSNTLTSWVGDNCCRWEGVSCDNTTGHVVELDLFMRGLEGKVSLHLGNLSNLQHLELGSNGLAFDTLYFPSSLKYLDLDGVPLNKCANWLQSINMLPSLLELYLSFCELSITGHVSHVNLTSLEVLNLRGNNFNSTIPSWLFNITNLQHLDLSYSAFRGSLSTQIGNLNSLSFLDLSYNSLEGNIPKTLNKLCNLSELHLETNKFSGEISGPFGNSSSCIHNSLEHLYLSNNSFSGSLPNNLGEFKRLKVLQLSHNFFCGSIPVSIGHLCNLQTLNFSQNSLHGEVTELHLSKLGALSELVMSGNSLLVDIDAKWIAPFQLYWIDLSSCKLGPRFPQWLKTQKRIVYLVMSNASISDSIPDWFENISSTIEGQDLSYNKLFGSLPNLRKVDTLGDRFLSLKFNKFDSLANFHTNASILDLSNNLLHGQIFPGISAK; encoded by the coding sequence ATGGGATCATCAGCTAATATCCCTGTTGTTGAGCTTCTTGCTCTGCTTATTCTACTTCAAAGCTTTTTATTCTGCTGCAATGGAACTAATTTCCATGGAAGCTGTATCAATATTGAAAGAGAAACTCTTCTCAGGTTCAAGTCAAGCCTGGCCAACAGTTCAAACACATTGACTTCATGGGTGGGAGATAACTGCTGCAGATGGGAAGGAGTTTCTTGCGACAACACAACCGGTCATGTCGTTGAGCTCGACCTTTTTATGCGCGGACTCGAGGGAAAGGTTTCCCTTCATCTTGGCAACCTTTCAAACTTGCAGCATCTTGAGCTTGGTTCCAATGGATTGGCATTCGACACCCTCTATTTTCCATCTTCTTTGAAATACTTAGACTTGGACGGCGTGCCCCTCAACAAGTGTGCCAATTGGTTGCAGTCAATAAACATGCTTCCTTCTCTACTGgaattatatttatctttttgtgaGCTTTCCATCACAGGTCATGTTTCCCATGTCAATCTTACATCTCTTGAGGTTCTCAATCTTAGAGGGAACAACTTCAATTCCACAATCCCCAGCTGGTTATTTAATATTACCAACCTTCAGCATCTTGATCTGAGTTACAGTGCTTTCCGAGGCTCTCTTTCAACTCAGATTGGTAATCTTAattctctttctttccttgATCTGTCTTATAATTCTCTGGAAGGTAATATACCCAAAACGTTGAACAAGCTTTGCAATTTGAGTGAGCTACACTTGGAAACCAACAAGTTCAGCGGTGAGATATCTGGACCATTTGGCAACTCATCCAGTTGCATCCACAACAGTTTGGAGCATCTGTATCTTTCCAATAATTCATTTTCTGGCAGTCTTCCAAATAACTTGGGAGAGTTTAAACGCCTAAAAGTTCTTCAACTTTCTCACAACTTTTTCTGCGGCTCAATTCCTGTATCAATTGGACATCTTTGCAACCTACAAACACTAAATTTCAGTCAGAATTCATTGCATGGGGAAGTTACTGAACTTCACTTGTCAAAACTTGGAGCTTTGTCTGAGCTGGTTATGAGTGGGAATTCTTTACTTGTTGATATTGATGCCAAATGGATAGCTCCTTTTCAACTTTACTGGATTGACTTATCATCTTGCAAACTAGGGCCTCGGTTTCCACAGTGGCTCAAAACACAGAAGAGAATTGTATATTTAGTGATGTCCAATGCAAGCATCTCAGATAGCATCCCTGATTGGTTTGAAAACATTTCTTCCACTATTGAAGGACAGGATCTATCTTATAATAAGCTCTTTGGAAGCTTGCCAAATTTAAGAAAAGTAGACACACTTGGTGATAGGTTTTTATCATTGAAATTTAACAAGTTTGATTCTTTAGCCAATTTtcatactaatgcaagcatatTGGATCTCTCCAACAACTTGCTTCATGGCCAGATTTTCCCAGGAATATCAGCAAAATGA